The proteins below come from a single Mycobacterium parmense genomic window:
- a CDS encoding glucose 1-dehydrogenase — MGRVDGKVALISGGARGMGASHARLLVAEGASVVLGDVLDDEGKALADELGAAARYVHLDVTEPEQWAAAAAAAGAEYGTLNVLVNNAGIVNYGPLKTFDLSKWQRILDVNVTGTLLGIQAAIDPMIAAGGGSIINISSIEGMRGAAWVHGYVTSKWAVRGLTKSAALELAPHNIRVNSLHPGFIRTAMTEKLPQDMLNIPLGRPGEPQDVSAFVLFLASDESAYATAAEFVMDGGLIADVSHKSG, encoded by the coding sequence ATGGGACGCGTTGACGGCAAGGTTGCACTGATCAGCGGTGGCGCCCGGGGCATGGGCGCCTCGCACGCGCGACTGCTCGTGGCGGAGGGCGCCAGCGTGGTGCTCGGCGACGTCCTCGACGACGAGGGCAAAGCCCTCGCCGACGAACTCGGCGCCGCGGCGCGATACGTGCACCTCGACGTGACGGAACCCGAGCAGTGGGCAGCCGCCGCCGCGGCGGCGGGTGCCGAGTACGGCACGCTGAACGTCTTGGTCAACAACGCCGGGATCGTCAACTACGGCCCGCTCAAGACGTTCGACCTGTCCAAGTGGCAGCGGATACTCGATGTCAACGTCACCGGGACGCTGCTGGGCATCCAGGCCGCCATCGATCCGATGATCGCCGCCGGCGGCGGGTCGATCATCAACATCTCGTCGATCGAGGGCATGCGCGGCGCGGCCTGGGTGCACGGCTACGTGACGTCGAAGTGGGCGGTGCGCGGCCTGACGAAGTCCGCCGCGCTGGAGCTGGCACCTCACAACATCCGGGTCAATTCGCTGCACCCGGGATTCATCCGCACGGCCATGACCGAGAAACTTCCGCAGGACATGCTCAACATCCCGCTGGGCCGGCCCGGCGAGCCGCAGGACGTGTCGGCGTTCGTGCTCTTTTTGGCCAGCGACGAATCGGCGTATGCAACCGCCGCCGAGTTCGTCATGGACGGGGGCCTGATCGCGGACGTCTCACATAAATCCGGATAG
- a CDS encoding nitronate monooxygenase — MHTAICDELGIEFPIFAFTHCRDVVVAVSKAGGFGVLGAVGFTPEQLEIELNWIDENIGDHPYGVDIVIPNKYEGMDSHLSAEELAETLRKMVPQEHLDFGKKILADHGVPIEDSDGDSLQLLGWTEATATPQVEVALKHPKVKMIANALGTPPAEMIKHIHEAGLKVAALCGSPSQARKHADAGVDIIIAQGGEAGGHCGEVGSIVLWPQVVKEVAPVPVLAAGGIGSGQQIAAALALGAQGAWTGSQWLMVEESSNTPVQQAAYVKAGSRDTVRSRSFTGKPARMLRNDWTEAWEAPDNPKPLGMPLQYMVSGMAVRATNRYPNESVDVAFNPVGQVVGQFNKVEKTSTVIERWVQEYLEATNRLDELNEAATV, encoded by the coding sequence ATGCACACCGCCATCTGCGATGAGCTCGGCATCGAGTTTCCCATCTTCGCGTTCACCCACTGCCGCGACGTGGTGGTGGCGGTCAGCAAGGCCGGGGGCTTCGGCGTGCTGGGCGCCGTGGGCTTCACCCCCGAGCAGCTCGAGATCGAGCTCAACTGGATCGACGAGAACATCGGCGACCACCCGTACGGGGTGGACATCGTCATCCCGAACAAATACGAGGGCATGGACTCGCACCTGTCGGCGGAGGAACTGGCCGAGACGCTGCGCAAGATGGTCCCCCAGGAGCATTTGGACTTCGGCAAGAAGATCCTCGCCGACCACGGCGTGCCGATCGAGGACAGCGACGGCGACAGCCTGCAGCTGCTCGGGTGGACCGAGGCGACCGCCACGCCCCAGGTCGAGGTGGCGTTGAAGCACCCGAAGGTCAAGATGATCGCCAACGCGCTCGGCACTCCCCCGGCGGAGATGATCAAGCACATCCACGAGGCCGGCCTCAAGGTGGCCGCCCTGTGCGGCTCGCCCTCGCAGGCGCGCAAGCACGCGGACGCGGGCGTCGACATCATCATCGCGCAGGGCGGCGAGGCCGGCGGACACTGCGGCGAGGTGGGCTCGATCGTGTTGTGGCCGCAGGTGGTCAAGGAGGTCGCGCCGGTACCGGTGCTCGCCGCGGGCGGCATCGGCAGCGGCCAGCAGATCGCGGCCGCGCTGGCGCTGGGTGCGCAAGGGGCGTGGACCGGTTCGCAGTGGCTGATGGTCGAGGAGTCCTCCAACACCCCGGTGCAGCAGGCGGCCTACGTCAAGGCCGGCAGCCGCGACACCGTGCGCAGCCGCTCCTTCACCGGCAAGCCGGCCCGCATGCTGCGCAACGACTGGACCGAGGCCTGGGAGGCCCCGGACAACCCGAAGCCCCTGGGAATGCCGTTGCAGTACATGGTCTCCGGGATGGCCGTGCGGGCCACCAACAGATACCCGAACGAGTCGGTCGACGTCGCGTTCAACCCGGTTGGCCAGGTGGTCGGACAGTTCAACAAGGTGGAGAAGACGTCGACTGTCATCGAACGCTGGGTGCAGGAGTACCTGGAAGCGACCAACCGGCTCGACGAGCTGAACGAGGCCGCGACCGTCTGA
- a CDS encoding Rv1893 family protein — protein MGFNARDAVDAAKDIATNAVEKASDIVEHASDIIRGDLAGGASGIVANSIDIGTYAVDRAKEVFTGRDVVDDE, from the coding sequence ATGGGCTTCAACGCCAGAGACGCAGTCGACGCGGCCAAGGACATCGCGACGAACGCGGTTGAGAAGGCCTCCGACATCGTCGAACACGCCAGCGACATCATCCGCGGGGATCTCGCCGGCGGCGCCAGCGGCATTGTTGCGAATTCGATCGACATCGGTACGTACGCGGTGGACCGGGCCAAGGAGGTCTTCACCGGCCGGGACGTCGTCGACGACGAGTAA
- a CDS encoding cytochrome P450, which produces MKPTVEPTATPVPNLPPGFDFTDPDIHKERLPVEELAELRRTAPIWWNEQPDGVGGFDDGGFWVVSKHKDVKEISRRSDVFSSLENTALPRYKEGTVREQRETGKFVLLNMDAPQHTHLRKIISRGFTPRAVERLREDLKERAQRIVEAAAAEGSGDFVEQVSCELPLQAIAGLMGVPHEDRKKLFHWSNEMVGDQDPEFARNDAMGASIELITYAMQMAADRAANPGEDIVTKLIQADVDGHKLSDDEFGFFVILLAVAGNETTRNSITQGMMAFTDFPDQWELYKRERPATTADEIVRWATPVTSFQRTALQDYELSGVQIKKGQRVVMVYRSANFDEDVFDDPFTFNILRDPNPHVGFGGTGAHYCIGANLARMTIDLMFNAIADTMPNLRSAGTPQRLRSGWLNGIKHWQVDYNGNGTAKSPVAH; this is translated from the coding sequence CTGAAGCCCACCGTCGAGCCCACCGCCACGCCGGTTCCCAATCTGCCGCCCGGATTCGACTTCACCGACCCGGACATCCACAAGGAGCGGCTGCCGGTCGAGGAACTGGCCGAGCTGCGGCGGACCGCGCCGATCTGGTGGAACGAGCAGCCCGACGGCGTCGGCGGATTCGACGACGGCGGCTTCTGGGTGGTGTCCAAGCACAAGGACGTCAAGGAGATCTCGCGGCGCAGCGATGTGTTCTCCAGCCTGGAGAACACCGCCCTGCCCCGCTACAAGGAGGGCACGGTCCGCGAGCAGCGCGAGACCGGCAAATTCGTGCTGCTCAACATGGACGCCCCGCAGCACACCCACTTGCGCAAGATCATCTCCCGCGGCTTCACGCCGCGCGCCGTCGAGCGGCTGCGCGAAGACCTCAAGGAGCGCGCCCAGCGGATCGTCGAAGCCGCAGCCGCCGAGGGCTCGGGGGACTTCGTCGAACAGGTGTCCTGCGAACTGCCGCTGCAGGCCATCGCCGGGCTGATGGGTGTGCCTCACGAGGACCGCAAGAAACTCTTCCACTGGTCCAACGAGATGGTCGGCGACCAGGACCCCGAGTTCGCCCGCAACGACGCGATGGGCGCCTCCATCGAACTCATCACCTACGCCATGCAGATGGCCGCCGACCGGGCGGCAAACCCCGGGGAAGACATCGTCACCAAGCTGATCCAGGCCGACGTCGACGGCCACAAGCTCTCCGACGACGAGTTCGGGTTCTTCGTCATCCTGCTCGCCGTCGCAGGCAACGAGACGACGCGCAACTCCATCACCCAGGGCATGATGGCGTTCACCGACTTCCCCGACCAGTGGGAGCTGTACAAGCGGGAACGTCCCGCGACGACCGCCGACGAGATCGTGCGGTGGGCCACCCCGGTCACGTCGTTCCAGCGCACCGCGCTGCAGGACTACGAGCTGTCCGGCGTGCAGATCAAGAAGGGCCAGCGCGTCGTAATGGTCTATCGCTCGGCCAATTTCGACGAGGACGTGTTCGACGACCCCTTCACGTTCAACATCCTGCGCGACCCCAACCCGCACGTGGGGTTCGGGGGCACCGGCGCGCACTACTGCATCGGTGCGAACCTCGCGCGCATGACGATCGACCTCATGTTCAACGCCATCGCCGACACGATGCCGAACCTGCGATCGGCCGGAACACCGCAACGGCTGCGGTCGGGGTGGTTGAACGGCATCAAGCATTGGCAGGTCGACTACAACGGCAATGGGACAGCGAAATCGCCTGTCGCGCACTAG
- a CDS encoding alcohol dehydrogenase catalytic domain-containing protein: MAKHRAVHVKSAGAPLDLVEVDTTPPARGEVRIDVRACGICGTDAHFVAGAFPELTWPLTPGHEIAGTIAEVGDGVEDFHAGDRVAVGWFGGNCNHCEQCRKGLFIHCVNGKVPSWHYPGGYAESVTVPATALARIPSELSDAEAAPMGCAGVTTYNALRHTKALPGDRVAVLGVGGLGHLGLQFSRAMGFETIAINRGTAKRDDALKLGAHHYVDASDGDVAESLNDLGGVAVVLGTAGASKAMAATVGGLQPRGELVTIGVTTEPLPVSPLQLITPGLSVVGHPSGTASEIEDTMNFAVLSGVRAWIEELPLAQAAEGYAALEEGRAHYRTVLTM, translated from the coding sequence ATGGCAAAGCACAGAGCAGTCCACGTCAAGTCCGCCGGCGCACCGCTGGATCTCGTCGAGGTCGACACCACGCCACCGGCGCGCGGCGAGGTGCGCATCGACGTGCGGGCCTGCGGAATCTGCGGCACCGACGCACACTTCGTCGCCGGCGCGTTCCCCGAGCTGACGTGGCCCCTGACCCCCGGCCATGAGATCGCCGGCACCATCGCCGAGGTCGGCGACGGCGTCGAGGATTTCCATGCCGGCGATCGCGTTGCCGTCGGGTGGTTCGGTGGCAACTGCAACCACTGCGAACAGTGCCGCAAGGGCCTGTTCATTCACTGCGTCAACGGCAAGGTGCCGAGCTGGCACTATCCCGGTGGCTACGCCGAATCGGTGACCGTGCCGGCCACCGCGCTGGCCCGCATCCCGTCAGAGCTGTCCGATGCCGAAGCCGCTCCGATGGGCTGCGCGGGTGTCACGACCTACAACGCGCTGCGCCACACCAAAGCCTTGCCGGGTGATCGGGTGGCGGTCCTCGGCGTCGGCGGGCTCGGCCATCTCGGTCTGCAGTTCTCCCGGGCGATGGGTTTCGAGACGATTGCGATCAACCGCGGCACCGCCAAAAGGGACGACGCCCTCAAGCTGGGCGCGCACCACTACGTCGACGCGAGTGACGGCGACGTCGCCGAGTCGCTGAACGACCTCGGCGGGGTCGCGGTGGTGCTGGGCACCGCCGGCGCCTCGAAGGCCATGGCCGCCACGGTCGGCGGCCTGCAACCGCGGGGTGAACTCGTCACCATCGGCGTCACCACCGAACCGTTGCCGGTCAGCCCTCTCCAGCTGATCACGCCGGGCCTCAGCGTGGTCGGTCACCCGTCCGGGACCGCCAGCGAGATCGAAGACACCATGAATTTCGCGGTCCTGTCCGGAGTGCGGGCGTGGATCGAGGAGCTCCCGCTGGCGCAGGCGGCCGAAGGTTATGCGGCCCTGGAGGAGGGGCGAGCGCATTACCGAACCGTCCTGACCATGTGA
- a CDS encoding YceI family protein, with amino-acid sequence MADWTLDPSDGELQLRTGVRGRAARMGHRLTIAMTRWRATVTWSGRDPATAELSVETDSLEVLRGEGGVKGLSGPEKTVIRSNAMKSLDAARFPRIRFLANVVEKSVTGYRLTGELEIRGMAREHVIDLRAEDLGDSWRMSAESTVRQSDYGIKPYSLLMGSLQVADDVTVSFTAVHAKND; translated from the coding sequence ATGGCCGACTGGACACTGGACCCGTCCGACGGTGAGCTGCAGCTCCGCACGGGCGTGCGGGGCCGCGCGGCCAGGATGGGTCATCGTCTCACCATCGCAATGACGCGCTGGCGGGCCACCGTCACCTGGTCCGGCCGCGACCCGGCGACCGCGGAGCTGTCGGTCGAGACCGATTCGCTCGAGGTGCTACGCGGTGAGGGGGGCGTGAAGGGGCTGTCCGGTCCCGAGAAGACGGTCATCCGGTCCAATGCGATGAAATCGCTGGACGCCGCCCGCTTTCCGCGAATCCGCTTCCTCGCGAACGTCGTCGAGAAGAGTGTCACCGGCTACCGCCTCACCGGTGAACTCGAGATCCGGGGAATGGCGCGCGAACACGTAATTGATTTGCGCGCAGAGGATCTCGGCGACTCGTGGCGGATGTCCGCCGAATCCACCGTTCGCCAGTCCGACTACGGCATCAAGCCCTATTCGCTGTTGATGGGCTCGTTGCAGGTCGCCGACGACGTGACGGTGTCTTTCACCGCCGTCCACGCCAAGAACGACTGA
- a CDS encoding DUF7159 family protein, whose protein sequence is MDTVLGLSVTPAAFGWVLAEGHGADGTILDHQELALQAGRGVQAVSTAEQVAGEVLRIDAAATQNDRRLRVIGVTWNDEAAAQAALLMEALTDAGFDNVVPVRLLEAVETLARAIAPVIGYDQTAVCILEHEWATVVMVDTHEGETQTATKQVPGGFDGLKSWLTGMFSRKGWRPSGVVVVGAGDDLNALSWQLEKSVPVPVFAQAMAQVTVARGAALAAARSTDFTDEQLVARPAVQPVSEPAAPRRLSYAGAVTALAAGAVTFVSSLSLAVGIQLAPHNQAASKHASHATPPPVAEARTPALAPAPARPAPEAAPADRSKAPAEVPAAESAAPEERPSPPFAQQPDPVDRQPYLTRVLEHIPGDAGGGDPSDDSAPHPQP, encoded by the coding sequence TTGGACACGGTACTTGGGCTCTCAGTGACGCCGGCCGCCTTCGGGTGGGTCCTCGCTGAAGGACACGGCGCAGACGGGACCATCCTGGATCATCAGGAGCTGGCGCTGCAGGCAGGGCGCGGCGTGCAGGCAGTGAGTACCGCGGAGCAGGTCGCCGGCGAGGTGCTGCGGATCGACGCGGCGGCGACCCAGAACGATCGCCGCCTGCGCGTCATCGGCGTGACCTGGAACGACGAAGCGGCCGCCCAGGCGGCGCTGCTGATGGAGGCGCTGACCGACGCGGGCTTCGACAACGTCGTGCCGGTCCGGCTGCTCGAGGCCGTCGAAACCCTTGCACGGGCTATCGCGCCCGTCATCGGTTATGACCAGACCGCGGTCTGCATCCTCGAACACGAGTGGGCGACCGTCGTCATGGTCGACACCCACGAGGGCGAGACCCAGACGGCGACAAAACAGGTGCCCGGCGGATTCGACGGGCTCAAGTCCTGGTTGACCGGGATGTTCTCACGCAAGGGTTGGCGACCGAGCGGCGTGGTGGTGGTCGGCGCCGGTGACGACCTCAATGCGCTGTCCTGGCAGCTCGAAAAGTCGGTTCCGGTACCGGTTTTCGCGCAGGCGATGGCTCAGGTGACGGTCGCGCGCGGCGCGGCGCTCGCCGCGGCTCGCAGCACCGACTTCACCGACGAGCAGTTGGTGGCGCGCCCGGCGGTCCAACCCGTGTCCGAGCCGGCGGCGCCGCGCAGGCTGTCGTACGCGGGGGCGGTGACTGCGCTGGCGGCCGGAGCGGTCACGTTCGTCTCCTCGCTGTCGCTCGCGGTCGGCATCCAACTGGCCCCGCACAACCAGGCGGCATCGAAGCACGCCTCGCATGCGACGCCGCCACCGGTCGCCGAGGCGCGCACGCCGGCCCTGGCGCCCGCACCGGCGCGGCCCGCACCGGAAGCCGCGCCGGCCGACCGGTCGAAGGCCCCGGCAGAAGTGCCGGCCGCCGAATCGGCCGCCCCCGAGGAGCGGCCGAGCCCTCCGTTCGCTCAGCAGCCCGACCCCGTCGACCGCCAGCCTTACCTGACCCGGGTGCTCGAGCACATCCCCGGCGACGCAGGCGGCGGCGACCCCTCGGACGACTCGGCGCCGCACCCGCAGCCCTGA
- the ag85B gene encoding diacylglycerol acyltransferase/mycolyltransferase Ag85B yields MTDVSERFRAWGRRLLVGAAAAVTLPGLVGLAGGAATAGAFSRPGLPVEYLQVPSGAMGRDIKVQFQSGGNGSPAVYLLDGLRAQDDYNGWDINTPAFEWYYKSGLSIIMPVGGQSSFYADWYQPACGKAGCSTYKWETFLTSELPQWLSSNRSVKPTGSAAVGISMSGSSAMILSVYHPAQFIYAGSLSALMDPSSGMGPSLIGLAMGDAGGYKADAMWGPSSDPAWQRNDPTVQIPQLVAHNTRLWVYCGNGTPSELGGANMPAEFLENFVRSSNLKFQDAYNAAGGHNATFNFNANGTHSWEYWGAQLNAMKGDLQGTLGATPGGGG; encoded by the coding sequence ATGACAGACGTGAGTGAGCGTTTCCGCGCCTGGGGGCGCCGGCTTCTGGTCGGTGCGGCAGCGGCTGTCACCCTCCCTGGCCTGGTTGGTCTCGCCGGCGGAGCGGCGACCGCCGGAGCCTTCTCCCGCCCCGGTCTGCCCGTCGAATACCTGCAAGTGCCGTCCGGGGCCATGGGCCGCGACATCAAAGTCCAATTCCAGAGCGGCGGCAACGGCTCACCGGCGGTCTATCTGCTCGACGGATTGCGCGCCCAAGACGATTACAACGGCTGGGACATCAACACCCCGGCCTTCGAGTGGTACTACAAATCGGGCCTGTCGATCATCATGCCGGTCGGCGGTCAGTCCAGCTTCTACGCCGACTGGTACCAGCCTGCTTGTGGCAAGGCCGGCTGCAGCACCTACAAGTGGGAGACGTTCCTGACCAGCGAGCTCCCGCAGTGGCTGTCGTCGAACCGGAGCGTCAAGCCCACCGGCAGTGCCGCGGTGGGCATCTCCATGTCCGGGTCCTCGGCGATGATCCTGTCCGTCTATCACCCGGCACAGTTCATCTACGCCGGTTCGCTCTCGGCCCTGATGGACCCCTCGTCGGGCATGGGACCGTCGCTGATCGGCCTGGCCATGGGTGACGCGGGCGGCTACAAGGCCGACGCCATGTGGGGCCCGTCGAGCGACCCCGCCTGGCAGCGCAACGACCCCACGGTGCAGATCCCGCAACTGGTCGCGCACAACACCCGCCTCTGGGTCTACTGCGGCAATGGCACCCCCTCGGAGCTGGGCGGGGCCAACATGCCCGCCGAGTTCCTGGAGAACTTCGTGCGCAGCAGCAACCTGAAGTTCCAGGATGCCTACAACGCGGCCGGCGGCCACAACGCCACCTTCAACTTCAACGCCAACGGCACCCACAGCTGGGAGTACTGGGGCGCGCAGTTGAACGCGATGAAGGGCGACTTGCAGGGCACCCTGGGCGCGACGCCGGGTGGCGGCGGATAA
- a CDS encoding chorismate mutase, giving the protein MVRDRCRPRRRIVLVSWCGLLGALVVATAAPAPGDAGNPLTALVDAAAQRLQVAEAVAAFKWTTHAAIEDPARVDQELSALGADAAERHADPAYVTRVFSDQIDATEAIEYRRFADWKLDPATAPVMSAADLSASRSDIDGLNQTMLAQIVTGWDALHSPGCPSLLAAATRAVTRARQLDDLYQRALSLATRSYCQ; this is encoded by the coding sequence ATGGTCCGCGACCGCTGTCGACCACGCCGCCGAATCGTCTTGGTCTCGTGGTGCGGGCTGCTCGGTGCCCTGGTCGTCGCGACGGCGGCACCGGCGCCAGGCGACGCCGGCAACCCACTGACGGCCCTGGTCGACGCCGCCGCACAGCGGTTGCAGGTGGCCGAGGCGGTGGCCGCCTTCAAATGGACGACGCACGCCGCCATCGAGGACCCGGCTCGGGTCGATCAGGAACTGTCCGCACTGGGCGCCGACGCCGCCGAGCGCCATGCCGACCCGGCCTACGTGACCCGGGTTTTCTCCGATCAGATCGACGCCACCGAGGCCATCGAATACCGGCGGTTCGCGGACTGGAAGCTGGATCCCGCCACGGCGCCCGTCATGAGTGCCGCGGACCTGTCGGCATCGCGGTCGGACATCGACGGTCTGAACCAGACCATGCTGGCGCAGATCGTGACCGGCTGGGACGCGTTGCATTCGCCCGGTTGCCCGTCTCTGCTGGCCGCCGCCACGCGCGCGGTGACCCGGGCCCGGCAGCTCGACGACCTTTATCAGCGGGCGCTTTCGTTGGCAACGCGCTCATATTGCCAGTGA
- the rpfC gene encoding resuscitation-promoting factor RpfC — protein MGNALDTRAEIPAMRKICKPLVTSVMAGGLVAASLTSSAGAAHAAPAPVGPNWDAIAQCESGGNWHANTGNGEYGGLQFKPGTWARYGGVGNPADASREEQIAVANRLFADEGVEPWPKCGAESGLPIAWYSHPAQGIKQIINGLIQAAVPH, from the coding sequence ATGGGTAACGCTTTGGACACGCGCGCCGAAATTCCTGCCATGAGAAAAATCTGCAAGCCTCTCGTCACGTCAGTGATGGCCGGCGGGTTAGTTGCAGCCTCATTGACTTCGTCGGCTGGCGCGGCCCACGCGGCCCCGGCCCCGGTGGGCCCGAACTGGGATGCGATCGCGCAATGCGAGTCCGGCGGCAACTGGCACGCCAACACCGGCAACGGTGAATACGGTGGACTGCAGTTCAAGCCGGGCACCTGGGCCCGGTACGGCGGTGTCGGCAATCCCGCGGACGCCTCCCGGGAGGAGCAAATCGCCGTGGCCAATCGCCTTTTCGCCGATGAGGGAGTCGAGCCGTGGCCGAAGTGCGGCGCCGAATCCGGCCTCCCGATCGCCTGGTACTCGCACCCCGCCCAGGGCATCAAGCAGATCATCAACGGGCTCATCCAGGCGGCCGTCCCGCACTGA
- a CDS encoding SRPBCC family protein, which produces MCLDQPMEGSATVHMAAPAAKIWDLIADVRNTPRFSPEVFESEWLGDAAGPAVGARFRGHVRRNEIGPVYWTTCEVTACEPGREFGFTVLLGDRAVNNWHYRLAPSGGGTDVTESFRLSPAPWLGLYWLFGGFLRQRRNVRDMTKTLNRIKDVVEAG; this is translated from the coding sequence CTGTGTTTGGATCAGCCCATGGAAGGTTCGGCAACCGTTCATATGGCGGCGCCCGCGGCCAAGATCTGGGATCTGATCGCCGACGTGCGCAACACCCCGCGTTTCTCACCGGAAGTGTTCGAGTCCGAGTGGCTCGGTGACGCCGCAGGTCCCGCCGTGGGAGCGAGGTTTCGCGGTCACGTCCGGCGCAACGAGATCGGGCCCGTGTACTGGACGACGTGCGAGGTGACCGCGTGCGAACCCGGCCGCGAATTCGGCTTCACGGTGCTCCTCGGCGACCGGGCGGTGAACAACTGGCACTACCGCCTGGCGCCCAGCGGCGGCGGCACCGACGTGACCGAGTCCTTCCGCCTGAGCCCGGCGCCCTGGCTGGGGCTGTACTGGTTGTTCGGCGGCTTCCTGCGTCAGCGCCGCAATGTCCGCGACATGACCAAGACGCTCAACCGCATCAAAGACGTGGTCGAGGCGGGCTGA
- a CDS encoding SDR family oxidoreductase: MQSVFITGAGSGMGREGAKLFHRNGWRVGAVDRHDAGLTTLRDELGADRLWNRAVDVTDKAALDGALADFCGGNPGGGLDMMWNNAGIGESGFFEDVPYDAAMRVVEVNFKAVLTGAYGALPYLKRAPGSLMFSTSSSSATYGMPRIAVYSATKHAVKGLTEALSVEWQRHGVRVADVLPGLIDTAILTTTPNHSGDAPAAPMSAEDLRAGAPKKGMFRLMPATAVAETAWQAYHHPTRLHWYVPGSVRLIDVLKGLRPEFVRGRIRKSLPALMPEQARG; encoded by the coding sequence GTGCAATCGGTCTTCATCACCGGCGCGGGCAGCGGCATGGGGCGCGAGGGTGCAAAGCTGTTCCACCGCAACGGCTGGCGGGTGGGCGCGGTGGACCGCCATGACGCCGGCCTGACGACGCTGCGCGACGAACTCGGCGCCGACCGGTTGTGGAACCGCGCCGTCGACGTCACGGACAAGGCGGCCCTCGACGGCGCACTGGCCGATTTCTGCGGCGGCAACCCTGGCGGCGGGCTGGACATGATGTGGAACAACGCCGGCATCGGGGAATCGGGATTCTTCGAAGACGTGCCGTACGACGCGGCGATGCGCGTCGTCGAGGTGAATTTCAAGGCCGTGCTCACCGGCGCCTACGGCGCTCTCCCCTACCTCAAACGGGCGCCCGGAAGCCTCATGTTCTCGACGTCGTCGTCTTCGGCGACGTACGGCATGCCGCGCATCGCCGTGTACTCGGCCACCAAGCACGCGGTCAAGGGCCTGACCGAGGCGCTCAGCGTGGAATGGCAACGCCACGGCGTGCGGGTAGCCGACGTGCTGCCCGGCCTGATCGACACCGCCATCCTGACGACCACGCCCAACCACTCCGGCGACGCCCCGGCGGCGCCGATGAGTGCGGAGGACCTCCGGGCGGGCGCACCCAAGAAGGGCATGTTCCGGCTGATGCCCGCGACCGCGGTGGCCGAAACCGCATGGCAGGCTTACCACCATCCGACGCGCCTGCACTGGTATGTCCCCGGGAGCGTCCGGCTGATCGATGTCCTCAAGGGCCTGCGCCCGGAGTTCGTGCGGGGTCGCATCCGCAAGTCCCTGCCCGCGCTGATGCCCGAACAGGCAAGGGGGTGA
- a CDS encoding lipoprotein LpqH: protein MRSRVLPVALVLIAAAAGCGQPQTMSRKSARLTIDGTTHTTRAPSCSQEQSYRTIDIRDHDGQVEAVVLLSGYRAMPQWVKIRNIDGFTGSFWQGGVGDAHADVTNDAYTIAGSAYGISSSNPDKVITTDFKITAEC from the coding sequence GTGCGCAGTCGAGTGCTCCCCGTCGCCCTTGTCCTGATCGCCGCCGCCGCGGGTTGCGGGCAACCGCAGACAATGTCCCGCAAATCCGCACGCCTGACCATCGACGGCACCACCCACACGACGCGTGCACCCTCGTGCAGCCAGGAGCAGTCGTACCGGACCATCGACATCCGTGACCACGACGGCCAGGTCGAGGCGGTGGTGCTGCTCAGCGGCTACCGGGCGATGCCGCAATGGGTGAAGATCCGCAACATCGACGGGTTCACCGGCAGCTTCTGGCAGGGCGGCGTGGGCGACGCCCACGCCGACGTCACCAACGACGCCTACACGATCGCCGGCAGCGCCTACGGCATCAGCAGCAGCAATCCCGACAAGGTGATCACCACCGACTTCAAGATCACCGCCGAGTGCTGA